CCACGTCGATGGCGTGGGCGCCCAGCTCGGCGGCCAGCGCGCGCGTCCAGTCGTTGGCGCCGACGATCAGCAGGCCGTTTTCATTGTCCGCCGCCAGTTTCATGCGTCGGGCCAGCGGCCCGAGGGTCACGCCGTGGAGGATCACGGTCACCAGGATGATCAGAAAAACCAGCGGCATCAGGATCTCGGCCTGCGGGTAGCCGGCTTCGACCAGGGCCGGGCCGAAGATGCTGGCGGTGGCGGCGGCCACGATGCCGCGCGGCGCGATCCAGGCCAGCAGCAGTTTGTCGGCTGCGCGCATCGGAGCACCGAGCGTGGCCAGAACGATGGTCAGCGGCCTGACCAGCAGCACCACGACGAGCACGAAGGCCACCGCGCGGGCGTCGATCAGCGCCAGCTGCCCGGGCTCGAGCTGGGTGGGAATGACGATGAACAGCACCGACACCAGGACAACGGTGAGGTTTTCCTTGAAGCGGCGCAGGGGCTCGCGTTCGACCAGTTGCATGTTGCCGAGCACCAGGCCCATGACCGTGACGGTCAGCAGCCCAGCCTCGTGCTGGACCTGGTTGCTGGCCCAGAAAGCGGCCAGTACCAGCACCATCAGCATGGGCGGTTTGAGGTGGGCCGGCACCGCGCCGCGGCGGTAGAACCAGCCGGTCAGCCAGCCGCCGGCGCCGCCAAGTACTGCCGCAACGGCAATCGCCTTGCCCAGCCCGAGGAAGACGTCGCTCCAGTCCTCGCCGTAGAGCGTGAAGAACTGGAAGGACAGCACGGCCAGGAGCACGCCGACCGGGTCGTTGACGATGCCCTCCCACTTGAGCAGTGAGGCCGACTCCTTGTTCAGCCGTGCCTGCCTGAGCAGCGGGCCGATCACGGTCGGACCGGTCACGACCAGGATCGCTCCAATTACGACTGCTACCGGCCAGTTCAGGCCCGCCACGTAGTGTGCCGCGAGCGCCCCGAACAGCCAGGCCAGCGGCGGCCCGATGGTGGTCAGGCGTGTGATGCCGTGGCCGACCCGGCGGAACTCGCCGAGCCTGAGATCCATGCCACCCTCGAACAGGATGATGGCCACGCCCAGGCCGATCAGTTCGGCCAGCTCCGCCGGCGCCATGGTGAAATCCATCAGCCCCGTGACCGGGCCGAGCATCAGTCCCGTGGCGATCAGGATGACGATCGCCGGCAGGCGAATCGTCCAGGCCAACCACTGGCTGGCCAGCCCGGCGGCCAGGATGATCAGAAGCAGGGTGGCGATGTGCATGGTGGTGTCCCCGATCGCCGCATCGCTGCGGTCGCAATATCGACCGGGTCATTCTAGTGTACCCCGTCACTCGACACGAAAAAGCCGGCACGGTGGCCGGCTCGCTCGTCGGGGATCTGGATTTGGTGGAGGGAACGACGACCTACCGCAAAACAGTCTCAAAGCCCGCGCTCCTCGTAACTCCTTGATAATAAACGCCGAAGTCATCTCACACAACCACTTCCCAACAACCTGACCAGAGAAATGATTTTCTCCCCTGATTTCCCGGCACCGGACGAGGGTGACGGGTTTGCAGTAAAACCGGATACCTGGCGCTGAGCCTCAACAACTTCGAATCCGGTTTTCGGACGCCGGTTCGGTTCCCAAAACGGGAATCGAATTGGCCAGAGCATCAGCCCTTCGGCGGATACGGATCGTTCCCGTGGCTGTCCTTGTTCTGGATCTTTCCGTCCTTGCCGTGAATGTAAAACTCGGTGCCTTGGTTCTGGCTGATCTTGCGCCCGGCATCGACGGCATCCTGCTTCTTGTCGAAGTGGCCGCTGCTACGGGTCGCGCCGTCTTTCTTGACGTCCCAGCCACCATCGGCGTTCGGGACTACATGATGTGATCCTGGTTTCTTTGGCATGGTCGCCTCCTCTTTACTTGGTTTCGGTTGAAATGGGCTGAACTGTAAGGTCCCAAACACCCACCGGCTACGATTGAATCAGCATCCTCTCCTCAGCATGGTCAACGCGCCACTCTTTGCCTCGGTCATCGGTCAGGATCACCGTGAAAACGGACCTGCCAATCGAGGCAGAACGGCCGTCCTCCGAATAGTCATCGATTCCGAAGTGGGCAGAGAGAGACGCCGTAACCACAGCGCCAGGTGGTGCCAGTTGCCCGGCGTTGCGGAGGAGTGTTCTCTGACACATCCCGGCAAGAGTCCGGTTCCTCTCAATGTCGAATTCCGATGGTTCGATTCGCAGTTCCAGGAGGTCAATTGTCACCGTCGGCAACCGGTGCTGGTACGCCAGCCAGGCATAATGCTGGGCCGAGCAGGCAAACATATGAGCGATGCCACTGGCGAAGCTCTTGATATGCTTGCGACCCAATTTTTTCTGCTCGAATGGCATATCTGCCGTTTCCATTGATCAATCTCCGCGCTTTGGCTCAACCAGACAGGTTCACTCCGGCTGCCAAGCGCAATCTGCCCAGTGCGCTTCGTAGCGTTTCACAAAGTCTTTCATCTCCCGGATGTTGGCAGCAGGTTCGCGGCAGGCCCGGGCGCAGGTAGAAACGACATCCCGGTAGAACTCCGGGGCGACAGTCTTGATGCCGCCATAATTCATAAGCAACTCAGGAAGGCGCTCTGTGATTTTTGCTCCGCGAGGTGCCATCACAATGCTCGGGGGCTCTCCATAAGTGTTGATCAACACGTATCGCCAGCTTGGATCGGCGGCTCCCTGACGAGGGACAATCTCACAGGGACATGCATCTCCACCGCCGGAAATGCCTTCATAGACTTCCTTGAGGGCCAGTGGTTTGTGGGCCACCAGGACGTAAGGTCCGGCCTCTACATATCTACCCACGCTTTCGTCGTATTCGATACCGAGCAAGGCCTCCAGGCCAAAACGCGCATGCCGGTCAAGGGACGCCTTCCCCGAGGTGAACCATTGAAGTTCCCGCAGGGTGATCCCGGCACACCTGGCAATCTCTGCAGGCGGATTGGGCCAGCACGCCACGAGGTTCTTGGCGATCTCGGCCGCGTTGTCATAGTCACTGTCGGCCCAGAAATCATCATCCTCGACGATATCCTCCGGTGCCTTCTCCCCTGTCAGCAGCCAGGTACTGCCATCAAACCCATCGTGGTTGAAATAACGGGGCTGGTCTGGCGGCAGAGATGTCTCCCAGGATGACAGCCATGGACCGGGTTCCCAATCGAGTCCACCGGTCACCGTTAACACCGGCAATTGTGTCGGTAAGGTCAGCCACTGCTGGATTCTGTCTTCAACCTCGCGGCTATTCACGCCTCTGTGGCCATCCCTGACACGAAAATCGTGGTCAACTTGAGCGTACCGGCAAAGGGCCTGGATGGACCCGGGAAGAGACCGGTCATTTCCGTCTCGCTTCCTCAGTAGCCACCGGCTTGAATCCTGGGCTGAGCGCAGGGAAGCTGGAAGGGATTTCTCCTTGGCATCGGCGACCTCGACCCGAACACCAATTTTTGCCATTTCCTCTACCAGTTCAGGGCTGGCAGTCGCGAGGTGGCGGTTGATCCGCAGGATGTCCGGTCGGCCACGCAAGCCCTCGGCGTTACACCACGCCTCCAGAAGAACATCCCGGAAGGACCTGAGCTGATCGACTGGGGTGAAGGTCATCCACCGGATGGGCAACCCGGCAACGGTGATTCCATATAGTATGAGGGGGCTGAGCCCGTACCGCTCTGCGTCCTTGATCTTGATCGGGTCCCCCACAGACACAATGCCATGCTCCGGATGGTGGAAAAGGAACTTGGCTATCGCAACGTAGAAATGATGCTCTCTTGGTGATGGCTGCGTCTGCTGATTCATGCCCACTCCTGGGGAAATGCGTGCTTTCCCATAGAACTGCCGTAGGCTCTGCGGTCCCCTAACAATCTGGCCAACTGTAGAGCGCGAGATAGATTGGATCGATGATCTGGATTTCTATTGCAGGAGTTCATTCATTCGCTCCTGGAAATAGCTTGGGTATTTCTCCATTACCGCCCTGGCTCCGGCCTGATCTTTTTTCAGCGCCTTCACGAGATCCTTCTTCTGGGTCGCTGCCAGGTTTAGGGATGCGGCAAGATCCTGAGCGATGACGCGGTCCGAAAAGCCAAGCTCGTAAAGGGCTATGGTGGTTTCGGTCGGAAGACCATATTTCAGGCGCTTTTGAAAAAGCTGCAGACGATTGATCAGGTCTCCAGTGCCATCTTGGTCGAGGGTTTCGATGAATTCACACACAGCGCCTACAACGAGCGCTCCGTCATAAGCGAGCGTCCCTTCGCAGACATCGACGACATGATCGATTTTGAACTCTCTCCGGCGGGTGCCCCATATCATCTTGGCTTTTCGCTTACGGATGATTTTCAGGAGATCGCTGAAGGGTTTTCCACTGATCCACCCATGCGCGATTTCTTTTAGCACCTCCGGCTTATCGAACTTGG
This DNA window, taken from Pseudomonadota bacterium, encodes the following:
- a CDS encoding sodium:proton antiporter encodes the protein MHIATLLLIILAAGLASQWLAWTIRLPAIVILIATGLMLGPVTGLMDFTMAPAELAELIGLGVAIILFEGGMDLRLGEFRRVGHGITRLTTIGPPLAWLFGALAAHYVAGLNWPVAVVIGAILVVTGPTVIGPLLRQARLNKESASLLKWEGIVNDPVGVLLAVLSFQFFTLYGEDWSDVFLGLGKAIAVAAVLGGAGGWLTGWFYRRGAVPAHLKPPMLMVLVLAAFWASNQVQHEAGLLTVTVMGLVLGNMQLVEREPLRRFKENLTVVLVSVLFIVIPTQLEPGQLALIDARAVAFVLVVVLLVRPLTIVLATLGAPMRAADKLLLAWIAPRGIVAAATASIFGPALVEAGYPQAEILMPLVFLIILVTVILHGVTLGPLARRMKLAADNENGLLIVGANDWTRALAAELGAHAIDVVIADGSWRRLQPARMAGIRTYYGELLSEHAEHELEDEHLSYLLAATGNDYYNALVCKALGGEFGHHRSFQLAPPREARDEQRRLTLQQRGYFAFEPPTDLQRLRQRLDEDWSIQATRLSDSFDRKMLEERLGEPGENWILLGGITPEGRLRLSSPEHSFSPDAGWLLIYFAPDGAMSETNQRTEPSASGD
- a CDS encoding DUF2188 domain-containing protein, translated to MPKKPGSHHVVPNADGGWDVKKDGATRSSGHFDKKQDAVDAGRKISQNQGTEFYIHGKDGKIQNKDSHGNDPYPPKG